From Juglans regia cultivar Chandler chromosome 8, Walnut 2.0, whole genome shotgun sequence, the proteins below share one genomic window:
- the LOC108982478 gene encoding proteasome subunit alpha type-7-like gives MPCCGRRSRRRKGKKNKSQRERERRRKKKMARYDRAITVFSPDGHLFQVEYALEAVRKGNAAVGVRGTDTVVLGVEKKSAAKLQDSRSVRKIVNLDDHIALACAGLKADARVLVNRARIECQSHRLTVEDPVTVEYITRYIAGLQQKYTQSGGVRPFGLSTLIIGFDPYSGSPSLYQTDPSGTFSAWKANATGRNSNSIREFLEKNYKETSGQETVKLAIRALLEVVESGGKNIEVAVMTKEQGLRQLEEAEIDAIVAEIDAEKAAAEAAKKAPSKET, from the exons ATGCCTTGTTGCggaagaagaagcagaagaagaaaaggaaagaaaaataagagccaaagagaaagagagaggaggagaaagaagaaaatggcGAGGTACGACAGAGCAATAACGGTTTTCTCACCAGATGGGCATTTGTTCCAGGTTGAATACGCGCTCGAAGCAGTGCGCAAGGGCAACGCTGCCGTCGGTGTCCGCGGCACCGACACCGTCGTCCTCGGTGTGGAAAAGAAGTCCGCCGCCAAACTCCAAGATTCCAG ATCGGTTAGGAAGATTGTAAACTTGGACGATCACATTGCTCTAGCGTGTGCAGGACTCAAGGCAGATGCTCGTGTTCTAGTAAACAGGGCACGAATTGAATGCCAAAGCCATAGGCTTACCGTTGAGGATCCAGTGACTGTTGAGTACATTACTCGATACATTGCTGGTCTTCAGCAAAAGTATACACAAAGTGGGGGGGTGCGACCATTTGGGCTTTCAACTTTGATTATTGGCTTTGATCCCTATTCTGGTTCGCCATCATTGTATCAGACAGATCCTTCTGGGACATTTTCTGCTTGGAAGGCTAATGCAACTGGGAGAAACTCTAATTCGATACGGGAGTTTCTGGAGAAAAACTATAAGGAAACTTCTGGGCAAGAAACTGTGAAGCTTGCTATCCGTGCATTGCTCGAG GTTGTTGAGAGTGGGGGAAAGAACATAGAAGTTGCTGTGATGACTAAAGAACAGGGTTTGCGGCAACTTGAGGAAGCTGAGATTGACGCCATCGTTGCCGAAATTGATGCCGAGAAAGCAGCTGCTGAGGCTGCAAAGAAGGCTCCTTCAAAGGAAACCTGA
- the LOC109020859 gene encoding uncharacterized protein LOC109020859 produces the protein MKEDYEIEEKKQAAADVLSQYSKFVMACIGNQVRPCDLRLHLMKEISGMPTSLKRESSQIAASPDAMGESSSSGTARLDKPDSFRAL, from the exons ATGAAAGAAGATTACGAG ATTGAAGAGAAAAAGCAAGCTGCTGCTGATGTTTTGTCTCAATATTCGAAGTTTGTGATGGCATGTATTGGAAATCAAGTCCGGCCTTGCGACTTGAGGTTGCATTTAATGAAG GAGATTTCTGGAATGCCAACTTCACTAAAGAGAGAATCATCACAGATAGCAGCCTCTCCCGATGCAATGGGTGAATCATCAAGCTCAGGTACAGCTAGACTTGATAAGCCGGACAGTTTCCGGGCACTATAG